The Lycium barbarum isolate Lr01 chromosome 9, ASM1917538v2, whole genome shotgun sequence genome has a segment encoding these proteins:
- the LOC132610144 gene encoding uncharacterized protein LOC132610144, which produces MPPMKIQPIDSSTYRESSSSSSIQNDTAAKPPVVKSRLKRFFDRPFPSVLRISSAATEKPNVCSGAGTELLPAPAPAPVVTEFEPSSVCLAKMVQNFIEENNEKPSVAAKCGRNRCNCFNGNNNDSSDDEFDFGDSLITPNSSFGDSIDVLKSLIQCATVVERNLLADTSKIVEKNKACKRKDDLRKIVTDELSKLGYNASICKSKWEKASSIPAGEYEYIDVIVEGERVLIDVDFRSEFEIARSTSSYKAALQLLPFIFVGKSDRLLQLVSIVSEAARLSLKKKGMHIAPWRKAEYIKAKWFSPHTRTKQNDTAPEVEAEAEAESEVKDDELAESKEISDSEYGELELIFGEKSSPLISPPPPEKVSGSEEEKPVKPVMMTWQPPALKPRGNKVVVTGLASLLREKP; this is translated from the exons ATGCCTCCGATGAAAATTCAACCGATTGATTCTTCAACATacagagaatcatcatcatcatcatcgatCCAAAACGACACCGCTGCAAAGCCGCCAGTGGTGAAATCACGACTTAAAAGGTTCTTCGATCGGCCGTTCCCTAGCGTCTTACGGATTTCATCGGCTGCGACAGAGAAGCCGAATGTATGCTCCGGCGCCGGTACTGAATTGCTGCCGGCGCCAGCGCCAGCGCCGGTAGTGACTGAGTTTGAGCCGAGCTCAGTTTGTTTAGCTAAAATGGTTCAGAATTTCATCGAAGAGAACAATGAAAAGCCATCTGTTGCTGCTAAATGTGGTCGAAATCGTTGTAATTGTTTCAATGGAAACAATAATGATAGCTCTGATGATGAGTTTGATTTTGGTGACTCACTTATAACGCCAAATTCCTCTTTTGGCGATTCTATCGATGTTCTCAAG AGCTTAATTCAGTGTGCAACGGTTGTTGAGAGAAATCTGTTAGCTGATACTTCGAAAATTGTTGAGAAAAACAAAGCTTGTAAGCGTAAAGACGATTTGAGAAAAATCGTCACCGATGAACTATCGAAACTTGGCTACAATGCTTCCATTTGCAAATCCAAATGGGAAAAGGCTTCTTCTATACCTGCAG GTGAATATGAGTACATCGATGTGATTGTGGAAGGTGAAAGAGTATTGATTGATGTAGATTTCCGCTCAGAATTTGAGATTGCTCGATCAACTAGTAGTTACAAAGCGGCTCTTCAATTGCTTCCATTCATCTTCGTAGGTAAATCCGATCGGCTTCTGCAATTAGTTTCCATCGTCTCTGAAGCGGCTCGGCTTAGTTTAAAGAAGAAAGGTATGCATATCGCTCCTTGGCGTAAAGCCGAGTACATCAAAGCCAAATGGTTCAGTCCACACACTCGAACCAAACAAAATGATACCGCACCTGAAGttgaagccgaagccgaagctgAGAGTGAGGTGAAGGATGATGAGTTAGCGGAGAGCAAAGAGATATCTGATTCTGAATATGGAGAATTAGAGCTGATTTTTGGGGAGAAATCTTCACCGTTGATTTCACCGCCGCCGCCGGAGAAAGTTTCCGGCAGCGAGGAAGAGAAGCCGGTAAAGCCGGTAATGATGACGTGGCAACCTCCAGCATTGAAACCGAGAGGAAACAAGGTCGTCGTTACCGGATTGGCTTCTCTTCTCAGGGAAAAGCCCTAA